The following are from one region of the Streptomyces decoyicus genome:
- a CDS encoding DUF1990 family protein, which produces MSELNYPEEGGTRYTPLPPGYHHLREELPIGHGRAVLTAAGEAITTFRMHRAAGTRIRADAPRAAPGVGVEVSLGLGPLRLRAPCTVVWTVAEEDRIGFGYGARKGHPQCGEEAFVAELRADGSVWFTVTAFSRPARAVTRLGGPLVPVFQRQYVRHLGRTLRRLANR; this is translated from the coding sequence ATGAGCGAGCTGAACTACCCCGAGGAGGGCGGCACCCGGTACACCCCGCTGCCGCCCGGCTACCACCACCTCCGCGAGGAGCTGCCGATCGGCCACGGCCGGGCGGTGCTGACCGCGGCGGGCGAGGCGATCACCACCTTCCGGATGCATCGCGCGGCCGGCACCCGCATCCGGGCCGACGCCCCGCGGGCCGCGCCGGGCGTGGGCGTCGAGGTGTCGCTGGGCCTCGGACCGCTGCGGCTGCGGGCGCCGTGCACGGTGGTGTGGACGGTGGCCGAGGAGGACCGCATCGGCTTCGGATACGGGGCCAGGAAGGGCCATCCCCAGTGCGGCGAGGAGGCGTTCGTCGCCGAGCTGCGTGCCGACGGCTCGGTGTGGTTCACGGTGACCGCCTTCAGCCGCCCCGCCCGGGCGGTCACCCGCCTGGGCGGCCCGCTGGTGCCCGTCTTCCAGCGGCAGTACGTCCGCCATCTCGGCCGCACCCTCCGCCGCCTCGCGAACCGGTGA
- a CDS encoding YciI family protein: MKYMVLMYADPAATEAMSAADRAEVFRRHEALHQDLAGTGEMLNGAGLAYPKDTTTMRWRREGPTATDGPLTGTPEQLTAYFVIDCTSPERARAIAERVVDAHVVAVEVRPVHDSFGMGET; the protein is encoded by the coding sequence ATGAAGTACATGGTGCTGATGTACGCCGATCCCGCAGCGACCGAAGCGATGTCCGCCGCGGACCGCGCCGAGGTGTTCCGACGGCACGAAGCGCTCCACCAAGACCTGGCGGGCACCGGCGAGATGCTCAACGGAGCCGGGCTCGCCTACCCGAAGGACACGACGACCATGCGGTGGCGCAGGGAGGGGCCGACCGCGACGGACGGGCCGCTCACGGGAACCCCCGAGCAGCTGACCGCCTACTTCGTGATCGACTGCACGAGCCCGGAGCGGGCGCGGGCGATCGCCGAACGCGTCGTCGATGCCCATGTCGTGGCGGTCGAGGTGCGGCCCGTCCACGACTCGTTCGGCATGGGCGAAACCTGA
- a CDS encoding Lrp/AsnC family transcriptional regulator — MSIDPEVPRPGQLDEDDLLLANALQATPRATWSELGPVLGLDAVTLARRWERLQSNGLAWVTPALGPGLLYRTCRAFVEIHCEPGSAAQVAAELSREPHLLTIQHVAGTYDLFAIAFTPDFPSMSDYLLTGLPRHEGVVRVRSHLVTRNFRTGSQWRLGVLNQRQERALRSTLPEPHGAETAAYSNWERDLIVALSDDGRLRYTDIATRLGVTPRTVQRRLNRLLGNRDLLLRCDVARPLAGWPTGALLWLNVPDELLEEAGRTLGAFPETRSCAALSGASNLLVTVTLHSVDALHDWAVQLRQALPYAQIADRSVVLRQDKLCGHLLDGWGRSRGVVPLDIWRPSGLRR; from the coding sequence GTGAGCATCGATCCCGAGGTGCCGCGGCCCGGACAGCTGGACGAGGACGACCTGCTGCTGGCCAACGCACTGCAAGCCACGCCCCGCGCTACCTGGAGCGAGCTGGGACCTGTGCTCGGGCTGGACGCGGTGACGCTGGCCCGCCGGTGGGAGCGCCTCCAGAGCAACGGGCTGGCCTGGGTGACACCCGCGCTGGGGCCCGGCCTCCTGTACCGGACGTGCCGGGCCTTCGTCGAGATCCACTGCGAGCCGGGCAGCGCCGCGCAGGTGGCGGCCGAGCTGTCCCGTGAGCCCCACCTGCTCACCATTCAGCATGTCGCCGGCACCTACGATCTGTTCGCGATCGCCTTCACTCCGGACTTCCCTTCGATGTCCGACTACCTGCTCACCGGCCTGCCCCGGCACGAGGGCGTCGTCCGCGTCCGTTCCCACCTGGTCACCCGTAACTTCCGTACGGGATCGCAGTGGCGCCTCGGGGTGCTCAACCAGCGCCAGGAGCGGGCCCTGCGCAGCACCCTGCCGGAACCGCACGGCGCGGAGACCGCGGCGTACAGCAACTGGGAACGCGACCTGATCGTCGCGCTGAGCGACGACGGACGGCTCCGCTACACCGATATCGCCACCCGGCTCGGTGTCACGCCCCGGACCGTGCAGCGCCGGCTGAACCGGCTGCTGGGCAACCGCGACCTGCTGCTGCGCTGCGATGTCGCGCGGCCTCTCGCCGGCTGGCCGACCGGTGCGCTGCTGTGGCTCAACGTTCCGGACGAACTGCTGGAGGAAGCCGGCCGTACCCTCGGCGCCTTCCCCGAGACCCGCAGCTGCGCGGCGCTCTCCGGCGCCAGCAACCTGCTGGTCACCGTCACCCTGCACTCGGTGGACGCGCTGCACGACTGGGCGGTGCAGCTACGGCAGGCGCTCCCGTACGCGCAGATCGCGGACCGTTCCGTGGTCCTGCGACAGGACAAGCTGTGCGGTCATCTGCTGGACGGGTGGGGACGAAGCCGTGGCGTCGTCCCCCTCGACATCTGGCGTCCGAGCGGCCTCAGGCGGTGA
- a CDS encoding amidase, producing MTENDLLWLPARELVELQRRREVSAREILDAHLAQIDAVNPKVNAIITLAEDRARQLAARADAVAARGELLGPLHGLPVAHKDLAPTKGIRTTYGSKLYADHVPDHDALVVEQLVHAGAVTVGKTNVPEFGAGIQSTNELFGPTRNPYDLNLTAGGSSGGAAAAVATGMVAIADGGDTGGSLRNPATFCNVVGLRPSVGSIPMWPANDPFAPLSIQGPIGRTVDDVALQMSVLTRPDPRSPWGLGDPSRFRAGLEYDFSDVPVAWSPDLGGQLAVDDAVRTAMGPVFDALTGISGKVGVAAPDMTGADEAFRTLRGWYRALNYGDRYAAHPESFGTRVRQDIEHGLATTSAGLMRAHKLRGQLFQRFAAFTGTYRYLVTVTTQVLPWSADQLWPERIGSTRSENYLDCMRSMYWFTVLGVPALSVPAGFTRDGLPVGVQIVGRSGDDLGVLRLARQIERTLGAGLRRPPVAVPLRGGGTGGTRLTA from the coding sequence GTGACCGAGAATGACCTCCTGTGGCTGCCGGCCCGGGAACTGGTGGAACTCCAGCGGCGCCGTGAGGTGTCCGCGCGCGAGATCCTCGACGCGCACCTCGCCCAGATCGACGCGGTGAACCCGAAGGTCAACGCGATCATCACGCTCGCCGAGGACCGTGCCCGTCAGCTCGCCGCCCGCGCCGACGCCGTCGCCGCACGAGGCGAACTGCTCGGCCCCCTGCACGGCCTCCCGGTCGCGCACAAGGACCTCGCCCCGACCAAGGGCATCCGTACGACCTACGGTTCGAAGCTGTACGCCGACCATGTGCCGGATCACGATGCGCTGGTCGTGGAGCAGTTGGTGCACGCGGGTGCCGTGACGGTGGGCAAGACCAATGTGCCCGAGTTCGGAGCGGGCATCCAGAGCACCAACGAACTGTTCGGCCCCACCCGCAATCCGTACGACCTGAACCTGACGGCCGGCGGCAGCAGCGGCGGGGCGGCGGCCGCCGTCGCGACCGGCATGGTCGCCATCGCCGACGGCGGCGACACCGGAGGGTCGCTGCGCAACCCGGCGACCTTCTGCAACGTCGTGGGGCTGCGGCCCTCGGTGGGATCGATTCCGATGTGGCCGGCGAACGACCCGTTCGCGCCGCTGAGCATCCAGGGCCCGATCGGCCGTACCGTCGACGACGTCGCCCTTCAGATGAGCGTGCTGACCCGGCCCGATCCGCGGTCCCCCTGGGGCCTCGGCGACCCGTCCCGGTTCCGTGCCGGTCTGGAGTACGACTTCTCCGACGTGCCCGTGGCGTGGAGTCCGGACCTCGGCGGCCAGCTCGCCGTCGACGACGCCGTACGCACCGCGATGGGCCCGGTGTTCGACGCGCTGACCGGGATCTCCGGCAAGGTCGGCGTGGCGGCCCCGGACATGACCGGGGCCGACGAGGCGTTCCGCACCCTGCGCGGCTGGTACCGGGCGCTCAACTACGGCGACCGGTACGCCGCGCACCCGGAGTCCTTCGGCACCAGGGTCCGCCAGGACATCGAGCACGGGCTGGCGACGACCTCGGCAGGCCTCATGCGCGCGCACAAGCTCCGGGGGCAGCTCTTCCAGCGGTTCGCCGCATTCACCGGCACCTACCGCTATCTGGTGACGGTCACCACCCAGGTGCTGCCGTGGAGCGCGGATCAGCTGTGGCCGGAGCGCATCGGATCCACCAGGAGCGAGAACTACCTCGACTGCATGCGCTCCATGTACTGGTTCACCGTGCTCGGCGTGCCCGCCCTGTCGGTTCCGGCGGGGTTCACCCGGGACGGGCTTCCCGTAGGAGTGCAGATCGTCGGGCGCAGCGGCGACGACCTCGGCGTACTGCGCCTGGCCCGGCAGATCGAGCGGACGCTCGGCGCGGGCCTGCGGCGCCCGCCCGTCGCGGTCCCCCTTCGTGGCGGTGGGACCGGCGGTACCCGCCTCACCGCCTGA
- a CDS encoding AbgT family transporter has translation MKVWERNSPPPAGLLGRVERWVNRLPNPFVLFAGIFCFVAVLSTVIAACDGSVQVPGEKNPTPVLGALTPEGLSHLLGTAIDSFMAFPALGPVLVIAMGIGVAQGTGALECLMRVVFLRVSRRWVPYLVAFVACQGHVLADSAYILLPSLAAIVFKAVGRHPVAGLLGAFVCVGSGYDGGILLGTLDVTTTGITHSAADLLPGIDGYHLHIAMNWFFTAATGLLLPLVGGFLIDRVLEPRLAPWNPEHDPAHSGPEGEGTETIATPVQRRALLISGAVTLAVAAAVVTAWLLPGSPLRGEGGVLAPSPFVDSLALVLSGLFFLFGIVYARCGGVEKEARAAYPHIIGAVRDMSGFVVLVFAIAQTINLLTWSNLGKFFAIGLADGAKSAGLGGFGILLAVVLVTSLLNLVITSGSALWSILGTVMVPAGMLLGLSPAAMHAAFRIGDSVTGAITPMQVFLYFALVSAQKYQPELRLGTVISRLVPFALAFATVWTVILTGFYFLDLPLGPGAPIHLP, from the coding sequence ATGAAGGTATGGGAACGGAACTCCCCACCGCCGGCAGGATTGCTGGGCCGAGTCGAGCGATGGGTCAACCGGCTGCCCAATCCGTTCGTGCTCTTCGCCGGCATCTTCTGCTTCGTCGCCGTGCTGTCGACGGTGATCGCCGCCTGCGACGGGTCGGTCCAGGTGCCGGGTGAGAAGAACCCGACACCCGTGCTCGGCGCGCTGACGCCGGAGGGCCTCAGCCATCTCCTCGGCACGGCCATCGATTCCTTCATGGCCTTCCCCGCGCTCGGCCCCGTGCTGGTGATCGCCATGGGCATAGGCGTCGCGCAGGGAACCGGCGCCCTGGAATGTCTGATGCGGGTCGTTTTCCTGCGGGTGTCGAGACGTTGGGTTCCCTACCTCGTCGCCTTTGTCGCCTGCCAGGGACACGTACTGGCCGACTCCGCCTACATCCTGCTGCCGTCACTCGCCGCGATCGTCTTCAAGGCGGTGGGACGACACCCGGTGGCGGGCCTGCTCGGCGCCTTCGTCTGCGTGGGGAGCGGCTACGACGGCGGCATTCTGCTCGGCACCCTCGACGTGACCACGACCGGCATCACGCACAGCGCGGCAGATCTGCTGCCGGGCATCGACGGCTATCACCTCCACATCGCCATGAACTGGTTCTTCACCGCGGCGACGGGTCTGCTGCTGCCCCTGGTCGGCGGCTTCCTCATCGACCGGGTACTCGAACCCCGGCTGGCTCCCTGGAACCCGGAGCACGACCCCGCTCATTCCGGTCCGGAGGGCGAGGGCACCGAGACGATCGCGACACCGGTACAGCGCCGGGCGCTGCTGATCAGCGGTGCCGTGACGCTGGCGGTCGCCGCTGCCGTGGTCACCGCCTGGCTGCTGCCGGGAAGCCCGCTGCGCGGGGAGGGCGGGGTGCTGGCGCCCTCCCCGTTCGTCGACAGCCTCGCCCTCGTGCTGTCCGGGCTGTTCTTCCTCTTCGGCATCGTCTACGCCCGCTGTGGCGGGGTCGAGAAGGAAGCGCGTGCCGCCTACCCGCACATCATCGGCGCGGTGCGGGACATGTCCGGGTTCGTGGTGCTCGTCTTCGCCATCGCGCAGACCATCAATCTGCTGACGTGGAGCAACTTGGGCAAGTTCTTCGCCATCGGCCTCGCGGACGGGGCGAAGTCCGCCGGGCTCGGCGGCTTCGGGATTCTGCTCGCCGTCGTCCTGGTGACCTCGCTGCTCAACCTGGTCATCACCTCGGGCTCCGCGCTGTGGTCCATCCTGGGCACCGTCATGGTGCCGGCCGGGATGCTGCTCGGCCTCTCCCCCGCCGCCATGCATGCGGCCTTCCGGATCGGCGACTCCGTGACCGGGGCGATCACGCCCATGCAGGTCTTCCTGTACTTCGCCCTGGTCTCGGCGCAGAAGTACCAGCCCGAGCTGAGACTCGGCACGGTCATCTCCCGGCTGGTGCCCTTCGCCCTGGCCTTCGCCACGGTGTGGACCGTCATCCTCACCGGTTTCTACTTCCTCGACCTGCCGCTGGGACCCGGCGCGCCCATCCACCTGCCGTGA
- a CDS encoding crotonase/enoyl-CoA hydratase family protein, whose product MPVRVERAGPVTTVVLSRPASRNAVDGATAAQLAAAFREFDEDDGARVAVLWGEGGTFCSGADLKAIGTGRGNRVAPDGDGPMGPTRMRLGKPVIAAVAGHAVAGGLELALWCDLRVAEEDAVFGVFCRRWGVPLIDGGTVRLPRLIGASRAMDLVLTGRPVPAAEALDIGLVHRVVPAGTARAEAELLAAEIARFPQACLRSDRASLLDQEGSDERSAMAEELRYGQAVLAESMEGAARFAAGAGRHGAPDGGPGGGGGPE is encoded by the coding sequence ATGCCGGTACGGGTCGAGCGCGCCGGGCCGGTGACGACGGTGGTGCTGTCCCGGCCGGCGTCCCGTAACGCCGTGGACGGTGCGACGGCCGCCCAATTGGCCGCCGCCTTCCGGGAGTTCGACGAGGACGACGGCGCACGGGTCGCGGTGCTGTGGGGCGAGGGCGGGACGTTCTGCTCCGGCGCCGACCTCAAGGCGATCGGCACCGGGCGCGGTAACCGCGTGGCCCCGGACGGGGACGGGCCGATGGGACCGACGCGGATGCGGCTCGGCAAGCCGGTGATCGCGGCGGTCGCCGGCCATGCGGTGGCCGGCGGTCTGGAGCTGGCGCTCTGGTGCGATCTCCGGGTGGCGGAGGAGGACGCGGTCTTCGGGGTGTTCTGCCGGCGCTGGGGGGTGCCGCTGATCGACGGCGGTACGGTCCGGCTGCCGCGGCTGATCGGCGCGAGCCGGGCGATGGACCTGGTGCTGACGGGGCGCCCGGTCCCGGCCGCGGAGGCGCTGGACATCGGTCTCGTCCATCGTGTGGTGCCGGCCGGGACGGCCCGCGCGGAGGCGGAGCTGCTGGCGGCGGAGATCGCCCGCTTCCCGCAGGCATGCCTGCGCAGCGACCGCGCCTCCCTGCTGGACCAGGAGGGCAGCGACGAGCGGTCCGCGATGGCGGAGGAACTCCGTTACGGCCAGGCGGTGTTGGCCGAGTCGATGGAGGGCGCGGCGCGGTTCGCCGCGGGGGCGGGGCGGCACGGGGCGCCGGACGGGGGCCCGGGGGGGGGCGGCGGACCGGAATGA
- a CDS encoding acyl-CoA dehydrogenase family protein gives MTVTHEVVNQAPPLTGFSTADEPALLEALRRDGAEWGAGEVSELGALAGSAAVQDQARCAEEQPPRLHTHDRFGHRIDEVEFHPAWHQLMTVAVEHGLHAAPWADDRAGAHLVRAAKFYVWSQAEAGHGCPVSMTYAAVPALRAAPELAAQYEPLLASRSYDFGLRAPLAKSGLIAGMSMTEKQGGSDVRANTTRAVPADDGTYRLTGHKWFTSAPMSDVFLALAQTEEGLGCFLVPRVLPDGALNGMRLMRLKDKLGNRSNASSEIEYDGAVAWPVGEPGRGVRTIVEMVNMTRLDCVLGSAAGMRAGLRQALHHTAHRQAFGRELGRQPLMRSVLADLAVESEAATLLGMRLATAVDRSQAGDAGEAALRRLALAAGKYWVCKRGSTHAAEALECLGGNGYVEDSGMPRLYREAPLLSIWEGSGNVAALDVLRALGKEPTALDAFLAEVETAAGADRRLDAAVAGVRKMLGRLADPERAQLMARSLAERLALVLQGSLLVRYSHPAVADAFCASRLDGEWGNAFGTLPAGADLASILERARPATADAAGGVA, from the coding sequence ATGACCGTCACCCATGAAGTCGTGAATCAGGCCCCGCCGCTGACCGGGTTCAGCACGGCGGACGAGCCGGCCCTGCTGGAGGCACTGCGCCGGGACGGCGCCGAGTGGGGCGCCGGGGAGGTGTCCGAGCTCGGCGCGCTGGCGGGTTCCGCGGCGGTGCAGGACCAGGCCCGCTGCGCGGAGGAGCAGCCGCCCCGGCTGCACACCCACGACCGGTTCGGGCACCGCATCGACGAGGTCGAATTCCACCCGGCCTGGCATCAGCTGATGACCGTCGCGGTGGAGCACGGTCTGCATGCCGCGCCCTGGGCCGACGACCGCGCCGGGGCGCATCTGGTGCGTGCCGCGAAGTTCTACGTCTGGTCGCAGGCCGAGGCGGGGCACGGCTGTCCGGTCTCGATGACGTACGCCGCCGTCCCCGCGCTGCGCGCCGCACCGGAACTCGCCGCGCAGTACGAGCCGCTGCTCGCCTCCCGCAGCTACGACTTCGGGCTGCGGGCACCGCTGGCCAAGTCGGGTCTGATCGCGGGCATGTCGATGACGGAGAAGCAGGGCGGCTCCGACGTACGGGCCAACACCACCCGCGCGGTTCCGGCCGACGACGGCACCTACCGCCTCACCGGCCACAAGTGGTTCACCTCGGCGCCGATGAGCGATGTGTTCCTGGCGCTGGCGCAGACCGAGGAGGGGCTCGGCTGCTTCCTGGTGCCGAGGGTGCTGCCGGACGGCGCGCTCAACGGCATGCGGCTGATGCGGCTCAAGGACAAGCTGGGCAACCGCTCCAACGCGTCCTCCGAGATCGAGTACGACGGGGCGGTGGCCTGGCCGGTCGGTGAGCCGGGCCGCGGGGTGCGGACCATCGTCGAGATGGTGAACATGACCCGGCTCGACTGTGTGCTGGGGTCGGCGGCCGGGATGCGGGCGGGGCTGCGGCAGGCGCTGCACCACACCGCGCACCGGCAGGCCTTCGGGCGGGAGTTGGGCCGCCAGCCGCTGATGCGCTCGGTGCTCGCCGATCTGGCGGTCGAGTCGGAGGCGGCGACGCTGCTGGGGATGCGGCTGGCGACGGCGGTGGACCGGTCGCAGGCCGGCGACGCCGGGGAGGCCGCGCTGCGCCGGCTGGCACTCGCGGCCGGGAAGTACTGGGTGTGCAAGCGGGGCAGTACCCATGCGGCGGAGGCCCTGGAGTGCCTGGGCGGCAACGGCTACGTCGAGGATTCCGGCATGCCGCGGCTCTACCGGGAGGCACCGCTGCTGTCCATCTGGGAGGGCTCGGGGAACGTCGCCGCGCTCGATGTGCTGCGGGCGCTGGGCAAGGAGCCGACCGCACTGGACGCATTCCTCGCGGAGGTGGAGACCGCGGCGGGTGCCGACCGCCGGCTGGACGCGGCGGTGGCCGGGGTCCGCAAGATGCTCGGCCGCCTCGCCGATCCCGAGCGGGCGCAGCTGATGGCGCGGTCGCTGGCGGAGCGGCTGGCGTTGGTGCTCCAGGGTTCGCTGCTGGTGCGGTACAGCCACCCGGCGGTCGCCGACGCGTTCTGCGCCTCGCGGCTCGACGGGGAGTGGGGCAATGCCTTCGGCACCCTGCCGGCCGGGGCCGATCTGGCCTCGATCCTGGAGCGTGCCCGTCCGGCGACGGCGGATGCGGCCGGAGGCGTGGCCTGA
- a CDS encoding PaaX family transcriptional regulator C-terminal domain-containing protein produces MNDDDTPDGTEAAALALRPLTARSIVLSTLLGHHPPRLPARALVRVGELFGIAEGTVRVALSRMVAADDLRQADGSYALTTRLLARQARQDESRSPGTRPWGGDWEIAVVATAERRPAAERTALRQAMAELRLAELREGSWLRPANLDRTRPAVVTGQCTWLTGTPDGDPAALAARLWDLTGWAHRACALTSALDRADTPADRFTVAAAALRHLLSDPLLPAELLPGDWPGAPLRSRYAAFETELRDLLRQYLTD; encoded by the coding sequence ATGAACGACGACGACACCCCCGACGGCACCGAAGCCGCCGCCCTCGCGCTGCGGCCGCTCACCGCACGCTCCATCGTGCTGAGCACCCTCCTCGGCCATCACCCGCCGCGGCTGCCCGCGCGCGCCCTGGTGCGGGTCGGCGAGCTGTTCGGCATCGCCGAGGGAACGGTCCGGGTCGCGCTCTCCCGCATGGTGGCCGCCGACGACCTGCGGCAGGCCGACGGCTCGTACGCGCTCACCACCCGCTTGCTGGCGCGCCAGGCCCGGCAGGACGAGAGCCGCTCACCCGGAACACGGCCCTGGGGCGGGGACTGGGAGATCGCCGTCGTCGCCACCGCGGAACGCCGGCCGGCCGCCGAGCGCACCGCGCTGCGCCAGGCCATGGCGGAGCTGCGACTGGCCGAGCTCCGCGAGGGCAGCTGGCTGCGCCCCGCCAACCTCGACCGGACCCGCCCCGCCGTCGTCACCGGGCAGTGCACCTGGCTCACCGGCACCCCGGACGGCGATCCGGCCGCACTCGCCGCCCGGCTGTGGGACCTGACCGGCTGGGCACATCGGGCCTGCGCCCTGACGTCCGCACTGGACCGCGCCGACACCCCCGCCGACCGCTTCACGGTCGCGGCCGCCGCCCTCCGCCATCTCCTCTCCGACCCACTGCTGCCCGCCGAACTGCTGCCGGGGGACTGGCCCGGCGCCCCACTCCGCTCCCGCTACGCCGCGTTCGAGACCGAACTGCGAGATCTGCTGCGGCAGTACTTGACCGACTGA
- a CDS encoding sensor histidine kinase: MATSSQLPPSVTAPPKPTWSPEPHLRPAPWLRPTIRIRLALLYGGMFLMAGVVLLTIIYILAANTLKEAPEFRVFGSNVRVGNISCPDLPSVGTVDEINSAIGTCIRDQRAMALHSFLNRSLIALVGLTVVAFAFGYAMAGRVLSPLGRITRTAQRVAGSDLHRRIELGGPDDELKELADTFDEMLDRLDRAFESQRRFVSNASHELRTPLAINRTLLEVQLADPEASPELQQLGKTLLATNERSEQLVEGLLLLARSENKVVDKRPVDLSEVAAQAVDQSRAEAHGKGVEFRGVRGQVFVQGNGVLLERIALNLVQNAVRYNVPEDGWVEVSTEPQPGCAVLVVANTGPVVPAYEVENLFEPFRRLRTERTGSDKGVGLGLSIVRSVVRAHDGTITAQPREGGGLVMRVVLPS, translated from the coding sequence GTGGCAACCTCCTCCCAGCTGCCCCCTTCGGTGACCGCACCTCCGAAGCCCACCTGGAGTCCGGAGCCGCACCTCCGTCCCGCGCCGTGGTTGCGGCCGACCATCCGCATAAGGCTCGCGCTGCTGTACGGCGGCATGTTCCTGATGGCCGGCGTCGTGCTGCTGACGATCATCTACATCCTGGCGGCCAACACCCTCAAGGAGGCGCCGGAGTTCAGAGTGTTCGGCAGCAACGTCCGGGTGGGCAATATCAGTTGTCCCGACCTGCCGTCGGTCGGGACGGTCGACGAGATCAACTCGGCGATCGGCACCTGCATCCGCGACCAGCGCGCCATGGCGCTGCACAGCTTCCTGAACCGTTCCCTGATCGCTCTGGTGGGTCTGACGGTGGTGGCTTTCGCTTTCGGTTATGCGATGGCGGGGCGGGTGCTGTCGCCGTTGGGGCGGATCACGCGTACCGCGCAGCGGGTGGCCGGGTCGGATCTGCACCGGCGGATCGAGCTGGGCGGGCCGGACGACGAGCTCAAGGAGCTGGCGGACACCTTCGACGAGATGCTGGACCGCCTCGACCGGGCCTTCGAGTCGCAGCGGCGGTTCGTCTCCAACGCCTCGCACGAGCTGCGCACGCCGCTGGCGATCAACCGGACGCTGCTGGAGGTCCAGCTCGCCGACCCGGAGGCGTCGCCCGAGCTCCAGCAGCTGGGCAAGACGCTGCTGGCGACGAACGAGCGCAGCGAGCAGCTGGTGGAGGGCCTGCTGCTGCTCGCCCGCAGTGAGAACAAGGTCGTCGACAAGCGGCCGGTGGATCTGTCGGAGGTGGCCGCGCAGGCGGTCGACCAGAGCCGTGCGGAGGCGCACGGCAAGGGGGTGGAGTTCCGCGGGGTGCGCGGGCAGGTCTTCGTGCAGGGCAACGGCGTCCTCCTGGAGCGCATCGCGCTCAATCTCGTCCAGAACGCGGTGCGCTACAACGTGCCCGAGGACGGCTGGGTGGAGGTCAGCACCGAGCCGCAGCCCGGCTGCGCGGTCCTGGTGGTCGCCAACACCGGACCGGTGGTCCCCGCCTACGAGGTGGAGAACCTCTTCGAGCCCTTCCGGCGGCTGCGCACCGAGCGCACCGGCAGCGACAAGGGCGTCGGCCTCGGCCTGTCCATCGTCCGCTCCGTGGTCCGCGCACACGACGGCACCATCACCGCCCAGCCCCGCGAGGGCGGCGGACTCGTCATGCGGGTCGTCCTGCCCTCGTAG
- the thrC gene encoding threonine synthase, with amino-acid sequence MTSTTAGSRHWQGLISAYRPWLPVSDSTPVVSLHEGNTPLLRAEHLSALTDCEVWLKVEGANPTGSFKDRGITVAVSKALETSPDSTIVCASTGNTSASAAAYAARAGLPAAVLVPQGSVALGKLAQAVRYGAKIIKVDGSFDDCLRIARELSAHHPVTLVNSVNDHRLAGQQTVAFEIIDALGDAPDIHCLPVGNAGNITAVWRGYTAYAAAHLATGRPRMWGFQAAGAAPLVNGAVVARPKTVANAIQIGNPASWDGALSAREESGGLLSAVTDEQILSAYRLLARREGVFAEPASAAAIAGLLAEHGRGRLDAGQRIVITVSGNGLKDPETSMLGGHESVETSPRTAEVAQAMNLTAA; translated from the coding sequence ATCACTTCCACCACGGCAGGCTCCCGCCACTGGCAGGGCCTGATCAGCGCCTACCGGCCCTGGCTGCCGGTCAGCGACAGCACGCCCGTCGTCTCCCTGCACGAGGGCAACACCCCACTCCTGCGTGCCGAGCATCTGTCCGCCCTGACCGATTGCGAGGTGTGGCTGAAGGTCGAGGGCGCCAACCCCACCGGCTCGTTCAAGGACCGCGGCATCACCGTGGCCGTCAGCAAGGCCCTGGAAACGAGCCCGGACAGCACGATCGTGTGTGCATCGACCGGCAACACCAGTGCCTCGGCCGCCGCCTACGCCGCACGGGCCGGACTCCCGGCCGCCGTCCTGGTTCCCCAGGGAAGCGTCGCGCTCGGCAAGCTGGCCCAGGCCGTCCGGTACGGAGCGAAGATCATCAAGGTCGACGGCTCCTTCGACGACTGCCTGCGGATCGCCCGGGAGCTTTCCGCGCATCACCCGGTCACCTTGGTCAACTCGGTCAACGACCACCGCCTCGCGGGCCAGCAGACCGTTGCCTTCGAGATCATCGACGCCCTGGGTGACGCCCCGGACATCCACTGCCTGCCGGTCGGCAACGCCGGCAACATCACCGCCGTCTGGCGCGGCTACACCGCCTACGCCGCCGCGCACCTGGCCACCGGCCGCCCCCGGATGTGGGGCTTCCAAGCCGCGGGCGCGGCACCCCTGGTCAACGGGGCCGTCGTCGCCCGGCCGAAGACGGTGGCCAATGCGATCCAGATCGGCAACCCCGCTTCCTGGGACGGGGCGCTGTCCGCGCGCGAGGAATCGGGCGGCCTGCTCTCCGCCGTGACCGATGAACAGATCCTCAGCGCCTACCGGCTGCTCGCCCGGCGGGAAGGCGTCTTCGCCGAACCCGCCTCGGCCGCCGCCATCGCCGGTCTGCTCGCGGAACACGGCCGAGGACGGCTCGACGCCGGCCAGCGGATCGTCATCACGGTCAGCGGAAACGGCCTCAAGGACCCGGAGACCTCGATGCTGGGTGGCCATGAATCCGTCGAGACCTCGCCCCGAACCGCCGAGGTCGCGCAGGCCATGAATCTGACGGCGGCCTGA